A stretch of the Fusarium musae strain F31 chromosome 2, whole genome shotgun sequence genome encodes the following:
- a CDS encoding hypothetical protein (EggNog:ENOG41), producing the protein MYLLVRSHKALHVVSWVIFHRTPKRSWKSSAWRYFSGDHSSQRITKLHTRKPRIDDCINNRSLEEISEVFGKYSEDAPEKKFEATDIECIEHQRKEKE; encoded by the exons ATGTATCTCCTTGTTAGGAGTCATAAGGCTCTCCACGTGGTCAGCTGGGTAATTTTCCACCGTACCCCAAAACGTAGTTGGAAGTCGAGCGCATGGCGATACTTCTCCGGAGACCACTCTAGCCAGCGCATTACCAAACTCCATACCAGGAAACCACGCATAGATGACTGCATCAAC AATCGATCGCTCGAAGAGATTTCCGAGGTGTTCGGGAAGTACTCTGAGGATGCACCCgagaagaagtttgaggcGACTGACATTGAGTGTATTGAGCATCAgaggaaggagaaggagtaA
- a CDS encoding hypothetical protein (antiSMASH:Cluster_2.1), which yields MQVTLLSALLIASVSADAGTCTKDTCLKAVGLSNCRARRWPPAHESDCSSFLRYTSVPAATTVTATGEQSTVTLKDTETLGPETDEATATQSDQTATTSVTSDPVTVYVAVTPTKTVTITITPDPYLETDVNTKTVVQTDVNTITETTYYGLPSKRAIAARSTKNILRPTDIPSYAGSCTDAEQYSSACACMGVQETTIEGTVSIITETVEPHPETIVNVHTETQPAVTITTTLPAKTRYVTVTLPGPQITETTTADATTVLTSFTDDQETSTITQIATEVDKTTSITTKTRSVGPICTTYTPQSACQCKFEVLCDTAVDVDNSVFFRQIDFNVYVGSFEECMQRCDGNPSCQFGDYVGLPNGGLCSSYSGNPGDSGTSSQSGTKYYEKDGNVDCSSCSQ from the exons ATGCAGGTGACATTGCTATCCGCTCTGCTTATCGCATCAGTGTCTGCCGATGCAGGCACTTGTACCAAG GACACATGCCTCAAAGCAGTTGGACTTTCTAATTGTCGAGCTCGAAGATGGCCGCCTGCACATGAGAGCGACTGCTCTTCATTCCTTCGATACACTTCCGTCCCTGCAGCAACGACTGTGACTGCGACTGGGGAGCAATCGACCGTGACCCTGAAGGATACCGAGACTCTGGGCCCGGAGACGGATGAAGCGACTGCGACACAGTCCGATCAAAC CGCCACAACCAGCGTCACATCGGACCCTGTGACCGTCTATGTTGCTGTCACTCCTACCAAGACCGTCACCATCACTATT ACACCAGACCCTTACCTTGAAACCGACGTCAAC ACCAAAACAGTTGTTCAGACTGACGTGAACAC CATTACGGAAACAACCTATTATGGCCTCCCCTCGAAGCGTGCTATTGCCGCTCGATCCACCAAGAACATCCTCAGGCCAACCGATATCCCATCCTATGCTGGATCATGCACGGATGCCGAACAGTACAGCAGTGCTTGTGCCTGTATGGGAGTTCAAGAAACTACTATCGAGGGGACtgtttccatcatcaccGAGACTGTTGAGCCCCATCCGGAAACGATTGTCAATGTCCACACGGAGACCCAGCCTGCAGTGACCATCACTACGACACTTCCAGCAAAGACTCGATACGTGACCGTCACTCTCCCAGGACCCCAAATCACTGAAACCACAACCGCCGACGCTACCACAGTTTTGACCTCCTTCACTGATGATCAAGAGACCTCCACCATCACCCAGATAGCCACCGAAGTCGACAAGACTACATCCATCACTACCAAGACCCGCTCCGTCGGTCCAATCTGCACCACCTACACACCTCAAAGCGCATGCCAGTGCAAGTTCGAGGTCCTTTGCGACACGGCAGTGGATGTTGATAACTCAGTGTTTTTCAGACAAATAGACTTCAACGTCTATGTTGGTAGTTTTGAGGAGTGTATGCAGCGCTGCGACGGCAACCCGAGCTGCCAGTTCGGTGATTACGTAGGACTTCCTAATGGGGGTCTTTGCTCGAGTTACAGTGGCAATCCGGGAGATTCTGGTACTTCATCTCAAAGCGGAACTAAGTATTATGAAAAGGATGGAAATGTTGATTGCTCATCTTGCTCGCAATAG
- a CDS encoding hypothetical protein (EggNog:ENOG41~SMCOG1100:3-hydroxyisobutyrate dehydrogenase~antiSMASH:Cluster_2.1), whose product MRIGFLGLGTMGTPMALNLRRQFPVTVWNRNAAKCTPLVEAGATAARTPSEVVEKSDVIFTMLFDGRAIQSMIDSEANDKFMKAIRGKTLINTSSVSVDFSHKLAQQVQDAGGKFVEMPVSGSKVPAEQGKLVGMMAGDREVVEQLKPVVDPVTRAAIYCGPIGSGLKAKYATNLFLISVTTGLAESMNLARAQGLDLEAFGEVLNNSPMASVYSKMKIGKILKGDWTPQAAIKDCYNSTELIKSAAEGAQVQTPFIQVCNSLYREAHENGLGEEDMMAIYKLFAETPNKHTK is encoded by the coding sequence ATGAGAATCGGCTTCCTAGGCTTGGGAACGATGGGCACGCCCATGGCCCTCAATCTTCGTCGGCAATTCCCCGTCACCGTCTGGAATCGAAATGCTGCCAAATGCACGCCCCTCGTTGAGGCTGGTGCTACAGCCGCAAGGACGCCCTCAGAGGTAGTCGAGAAATCCGATGTCATCTTCACAATGCTCTTCGACGGCCGAGCAATCCAATCTATGATCGACAGCGAAGCCAATGACAAATTCATGAAAGCCATCCGTGGCAAAACGCTCATCAACACAAGCTCTGTGTCTGTTGACTTCAGCCATAAGCTTGCGCAGCAGGTCCAAGATGCGGGAGGGAAGTTTGTCGAGATGCCTGTGAGTGGCAGTAAAGTCCCAGCTGAGCAAGGAAAACTTGTAGGCATGATGGCTGGAGACCGAGAGGTTGTTGAACAACTCAAGCCCGTCGTCGATCCTGTCACTCGTGCCGCTATCTACTGTGGCCCAATCGGGTCTGGCTTGAAGGCAAAATATGCGACCAACCTTTTCCTAATCTCCGTAACAACGGGCCTTGCTGAGTCGATGAATCTTGCACGAGCTCAAGGCTTAGACTTGGAGGCTTTTGGCGAGGTTCTGAACAATAGTCCTATGGCATCCGTATActccaagatgaagatcgGAAAGATACTCAAAGGGGACTGGACACCGCAGGCTGCTATCAAAGACTGTTATAACAGCACAGAACTCATCAAATCTGCAGCTGAAGGTGCGCAAGTTCAAACCCCATTTATCCAAGTTTGCAATTCTCTCTATAGAGAAGCTCACGAAAATGGATTGGGGGAGGAGGATATGATGGCTATATATAAACTGTTTGCTGAGACTCCGAACAAACatactaaataa